A single window of Chitinophaga sp. XS-30 DNA harbors:
- a CDS encoding carboxypeptidase-like regulatory domain-containing protein, whose translation MKYVFGFWIWMIVCTTPVFAQTDFRITGKVLDENGKPMPFASVFLNQTTIGDRTTEQGDFTIRQVPPGKYELIVSYLGYEPLLIPLTVDKNISGITAGLKPKAGQLKEVVIKRNAERDRWMRVFKETFLGKSNNAGQCTILNDEIIDLQYDQAKHKLSATSDDFIIIENKALGYRIRFLLINFEINFSTGYSIYYGNPLFELMRPKNRRQGKKWEEAREKAYYGSSMQFFKSLVNHQLQEDGFEVRKLVRIKRSRDFTPPTGNDSAKVLKPGFLSSYVNYLYNKILPYDSIYRKTADGYALHFRDHLHITYTKEKEGRDYLGEGNTAKPGHQLSVMRLLEPEVPLDVNGILESPVHVLYEQYWGWEKMAEMLPLNYKR comes from the coding sequence ATGAAGTATGTTTTCGGTTTTTGGATATGGATGATCGTCTGCACAACACCCGTTTTCGCGCAAACGGATTTCCGCATCACCGGAAAAGTACTGGATGAGAACGGGAAACCGATGCCTTTTGCCAGCGTGTTCCTCAATCAGACCACCATCGGCGACCGCACCACGGAACAGGGTGATTTCACCATCCGGCAGGTACCGCCCGGCAAATATGAGCTCATCGTTTCTTATCTTGGTTATGAGCCGCTGCTGATACCGCTGACAGTAGATAAAAACATCAGCGGCATCACCGCTGGCCTGAAGCCGAAAGCAGGACAGCTGAAAGAAGTGGTCATCAAAAGAAATGCGGAGCGGGACCGGTGGATGAGGGTCTTTAAAGAAACCTTCCTCGGCAAAAGCAACAACGCCGGGCAATGCACGATCCTGAACGACGAGATCATAGATCTGCAGTACGATCAGGCGAAACACAAACTCAGCGCAACTTCAGATGACTTCATCATTATCGAGAACAAGGCGCTCGGATACAGGATCAGGTTCCTGCTGATCAACTTCGAGATCAATTTCAGCACGGGTTATTCGATCTACTATGGTAATCCGTTGTTCGAACTGATGCGGCCAAAGAACAGGAGACAGGGCAAGAAATGGGAAGAAGCGAGAGAAAAGGCGTATTACGGATCATCGATGCAGTTCTTTAAAAGTCTTGTCAACCACCAGTTACAGGAAGATGGATTTGAAGTGAGGAAACTTGTGCGGATAAAACGGAGCAGGGATTTTACACCGCCAACCGGCAACGACAGCGCGAAAGTGCTGAAACCGGGCTTCCTTTCCAGTTATGTCAACTACCTGTACAACAAGATACTGCCGTACGACAGTATTTACAGGAAAACGGCTGACGGTTATGCGCTCCATTTCCGGGATCACCTGCACATCACCTATACGAAGGAAAAAGAAGGGAGGGATTATCTGGGTGAAGGCAATACCGCCAAACCAGGCCACCAGCTTTCCGTGATGAGGCTCCTGGAACCGGAAGTGCCGCTGGACGTGAACGGAATACTGGAATCGCCTGTTCATGTATTGTATGAACAATACTGGGGATGGGAAAAAATGGCGGAAATGCTGCCGCTGAACTATAAACGTTAA
- a CDS encoding BlaI/MecI/CopY family transcriptional regulator — translation MEKLTKQEEAAMQAIWKAGKGFVKEFLEAHAAPVPPYTTLASTIKNLEKKGYVDAKKIGNVYEYTPTIGEGEYKQKFMNGFVKDYFENSYKELVTFFARDKKISPDELKEIINMIENKK, via the coding sequence ATGGAAAAACTGACCAAACAGGAAGAAGCGGCCATGCAGGCCATATGGAAAGCAGGGAAAGGCTTTGTGAAGGAATTCCTGGAAGCGCATGCCGCGCCTGTGCCGCCATATACCACACTGGCATCTACCATCAAAAACCTGGAGAAGAAAGGATATGTGGACGCCAAAAAGATAGGTAACGTGTATGAATACACGCCAACCATCGGTGAAGGGGAATACAAGCAGAAGTTCATGAACGGATTTGTGAAGGACTACTTTGAGAATTCCTACAAGGAACTGGTCACATTCTTCGCCAGGGACAAGAAGATCAGTCCTGATGAACTCAAGGAGATCATCAACATGATCGAGAACAAAAAATAA
- a CDS encoding T9SS type A sorting domain-containing protein produces the protein MSEFFLYLIKANIALCLFYLAYQLGLRRLTFYTLNRYFLLSGIVFSSLFPLVNVNDFVNRHETLAQQAIIYLPDLNAWQQPVQPEPFSVWNLMEWVFWAGVAVMALRLVLQLFSLLFLHRKSRPAKLMDRRVRLMPDSMNPFSFFRHIYVNPSLHGPNELKAILQHEAIHVREWHSADVLMSEVNQVFYWFNPGAWLMKTAVKENLEFLTDRTMLRTGVDRKAYQYSLVQVSAAQYAAGIANNFNFSHLKNRIKMMNKEKSSRLQITRYAVLGIIVCGALLSLNFTRAGAVVQEAVQDVQRVLVAPQIQPVDTVVPAQPAAAPVKQETKEKVIKGQATGIIISRDNIIREVEEAPQAESAPVATAFGGEPAQIRLTGPIDTTRKPLIVVDGVPMDADKYPSPLQQLNPNDIDAITVLKDASATAIYGKKGQHGVILITTKKGKPALQEVTVVGYPARDKDAVNFEAAGDDGTRSLKGVVVVGYGKTDAATTLAAGATGTDKAGLNEVTVTGKPAAATSIGPLKAYPNPTSGIVSVTFTVDKPGKGYIEVTDANGKPVYQKSISDFKGTYNGQIDLSRFPAGIYYLVVVKDGAKISSRIVKN, from the coding sequence ATGTCTGAATTCTTTTTATATCTGATCAAAGCGAATATTGCGCTCTGCCTGTTTTACCTGGCTTATCAGCTTGGGCTTCGCAGGCTGACCTTTTATACCCTCAACCGTTACTTCCTGTTGTCGGGGATCGTTTTTTCCTCACTGTTCCCGCTGGTGAATGTGAATGATTTTGTGAACCGGCATGAAACGCTGGCGCAGCAGGCAATTATTTATCTGCCTGATCTGAATGCCTGGCAGCAACCTGTGCAGCCAGAGCCATTCAGCGTCTGGAACCTCATGGAATGGGTGTTCTGGGCCGGTGTGGCGGTGATGGCCCTGCGGCTGGTCCTGCAATTATTTTCCCTGCTGTTCCTGCACCGCAAGTCCCGTCCGGCTAAACTGATGGACCGCAGGGTACGCCTGATGCCGGACTCCATGAACCCGTTCTCTTTCTTCCGCCATATATACGTGAATCCATCGTTGCACGGCCCCAATGAATTGAAAGCCATCCTGCAGCACGAGGCCATTCACGTCAGAGAATGGCACTCTGCGGATGTGCTGATGAGTGAAGTGAACCAGGTATTCTACTGGTTCAATCCCGGGGCATGGCTGATGAAAACCGCGGTAAAGGAAAACCTCGAATTCCTGACGGACCGCACCATGCTTCGTACGGGAGTGGACAGAAAGGCGTACCAGTACAGCCTGGTACAGGTGAGTGCCGCGCAGTATGCCGCCGGCATCGCCAACAATTTCAATTTTTCCCATCTTAAAAACCGCATCAAAATGATGAACAAAGAAAAATCGTCCCGCCTGCAAATTACCCGTTATGCGGTACTGGGCATCATCGTTTGCGGTGCCTTATTATCCCTGAACTTTACCCGTGCCGGCGCTGTTGTGCAGGAGGCCGTGCAGGATGTGCAACGCGTGCTTGTAGCGCCGCAAATACAGCCGGTGGATACCGTGGTGCCCGCACAACCTGCGGCGGCGCCGGTGAAGCAGGAAACAAAAGAAAAGGTGATAAAAGGGCAGGCAACCGGTATTATTATTTCAAGAGATAACATCATTAGAGAAGTGGAAGAAGCGCCGCAGGCAGAATCCGCCCCGGTAGCTACTGCTTTCGGCGGAGAGCCGGCTCAGATCAGGCTCACCGGCCCCATTGATACCACAAGAAAACCACTGATCGTAGTTGATGGCGTGCCGATGGATGCAGACAAGTATCCTAGTCCGCTGCAGCAGCTGAACCCGAATGACATTGACGCGATCACTGTACTGAAAGACGCCTCTGCTACCGCGATCTATGGTAAAAAAGGACAGCATGGGGTGATCCTCATCACGACCAAAAAAGGGAAGCCCGCATTGCAGGAAGTGACCGTAGTAGGATATCCCGCCAGAGACAAGGATGCGGTGAATTTTGAAGCAGCAGGCGATGATGGTACCCGTTCACTCAAAGGCGTGGTAGTGGTAGGGTATGGGAAAACTGATGCGGCAACCACCTTGGCTGCGGGCGCCACTGGTACAGACAAGGCAGGTCTGAATGAAGTGACCGTAACCGGGAAGCCTGCCGCGGCAACAAGCATAGGGCCTTTAAAAGCTTATCCGAACCCTACCTCCGGCATCGTGTCCGTAACATTTACGGTGGATAAACCCGGCAAGGGATATATTGAAGTGACCGATGCCAACGGCAAACCGGTCTACCAGAAATCGATCTCGGATTTTAAAGGCACGTATAACGGTCAGATCGACCTCAGCCGTTTCCCGGCAGGGATATACTACCTGGTGGTGGTGAAAGACGGTGCAAAAATATCTTCCCGTATTGTAAAGAATTAG
- a CDS encoding formylglycine-generating enzyme family protein has protein sequence MMKLYAISIIVSLSCMLASCHTATPEQGKTEVPASIALLNPMILIPAGEYRMGADDDSGMPDEYPSHTVKVDSFLLDEHEVTNAEFRAFVKATGYITTAERPITKEEYMRSLPPGSPEPDSSMLSPGSLVFTPTAQAVDLNDVGQWWRFVLGADWQHPEGPGSDINGKDHYPVIHVSWEDAQAFAKWAGKRLPTEAEWEFAARGGLKEQPFPWGTELPQTGKAKANIWNGHFPYENTETDGFYHIAPVKSFAANGYQLYDMAGNVWEWTADWYSTNYYKEMQSGAANPTGPAQPYDAMDPNAPKRVIRGGSFMCSDEYCRGYRVSARMKTTPESGLSNLGFRCARSLQ, from the coding sequence ATGATGAAACTTTACGCTATCTCTATCATTGTTTCCCTGAGTTGTATGCTGGCCTCCTGCCATACCGCAACACCGGAGCAGGGAAAGACGGAAGTTCCTGCCAGCATAGCCCTCCTTAACCCGATGATCCTGATCCCGGCGGGAGAATACAGGATGGGGGCTGATGATGACAGCGGCATGCCGGATGAATATCCGTCGCACACCGTAAAAGTAGATTCCTTTCTGCTTGATGAACATGAGGTGACCAACGCGGAATTCCGCGCCTTTGTAAAAGCCACGGGATATATCACCACGGCGGAAAGGCCGATCACCAAAGAAGAATACATGCGCAGCCTTCCTCCCGGTTCCCCTGAGCCGGACAGCTCCATGTTATCGCCTGGCTCCCTCGTATTCACACCCACTGCCCAGGCGGTAGACCTGAATGATGTAGGCCAGTGGTGGCGTTTTGTGCTGGGGGCGGACTGGCAGCATCCGGAAGGGCCGGGCAGCGATATCAATGGCAAGGACCATTATCCGGTCATCCATGTTTCCTGGGAAGATGCCCAGGCCTTCGCGAAATGGGCGGGAAAACGCCTTCCAACAGAAGCGGAATGGGAATTTGCAGCCAGGGGCGGCCTGAAAGAGCAACCCTTCCCCTGGGGCACGGAACTGCCGCAAACGGGTAAAGCAAAAGCCAATATCTGGAACGGTCATTTCCCGTATGAGAACACGGAAACGGACGGCTTTTATCATATCGCTCCCGTGAAATCCTTCGCCGCCAACGGTTATCAGCTGTACGACATGGCCGGAAATGTATGGGAATGGACGGCGGACTGGTATTCCACCAACTATTACAAAGAAATGCAATCCGGCGCTGCAAATCCCACCGGTCCCGCTCAACCTTATGACGCTATGGACCCGAACGCTCCCAAGCGGGTGATCCGGGGCGGATCTTTTATGTGCAGTGATGAATATTGCAGGGGATACCGCGTTTCGGCAAGGATGAAAACAACGCCGGAATCAGGATTGTCCAACCTCGGTTTCCGCTGCGCCAGAAGCCTGCAGTAA
- a CDS encoding GH1 family beta-glucosidase — translation MSFSRSDFGTDFKWGVAISAFQNEGAHDADGKGLSVWDTFTARRGKIKDGTHARTACNFYHCYRDDILLAKEMGFDVFRFSLSWPRILPDGTGRVNQAGIDFYHKVIDACLEAGLEPYITLYHWDLPQALEHKGGWCHRGTVHAFEDFAVICGKAYGHKVKHWIVLNEPFGFTSLGYMLGVHAPGKFGLSYFLPAVHHVALAQAAGGRAIRAEVPQAKIGTTYSCSHIIPYTQNNNDLQAAKRADALFNRLFIEPALGLGYPVEAFPLLRRIERRYALWRDWDKLAFDFDFIGIQNYFPLVVRYNAFMPYVQVSEVKARYRNVPLTALGWEISGDGMYNILQQFAAYDGVKELIVTESGAAFNDLLLNGNVEDEQRVSYFREYTGAVLRAKRAGVPVSGYFAWTLTDNFEWAEGYKARFGLVHVDLETQQRTMKASGRWFRDLLRS, via the coding sequence ATGTCTTTCAGCCGTAGCGACTTTGGTACTGATTTCAAATGGGGGGTAGCGATCTCCGCTTTTCAGAACGAAGGCGCTCACGATGCGGATGGCAAAGGCCTCTCGGTCTGGGATACCTTTACAGCCCGCCGGGGCAAGATCAAAGACGGAACGCATGCCCGCACTGCCTGCAATTTTTACCACTGTTACCGGGACGATATTCTGCTGGCAAAGGAAATGGGGTTCGATGTTTTCCGCTTTTCCCTTTCCTGGCCGCGCATCCTCCCTGACGGCACCGGCCGTGTGAACCAGGCTGGTATCGATTTCTATCACAAGGTCATCGACGCCTGCCTCGAAGCCGGCCTGGAGCCGTATATAACGCTGTATCACTGGGACCTGCCACAGGCGCTGGAGCATAAGGGCGGCTGGTGCCACCGCGGCACCGTGCATGCTTTTGAGGACTTCGCCGTGATCTGCGGCAAGGCATATGGCCATAAAGTGAAGCACTGGATCGTGCTGAATGAGCCTTTCGGTTTTACATCACTGGGATATATGCTGGGCGTACATGCTCCCGGAAAGTTCGGACTGTCTTACTTCCTCCCCGCCGTGCATCATGTGGCGCTGGCCCAGGCTGCCGGAGGGCGCGCTATCCGCGCGGAAGTACCGCAGGCAAAGATCGGCACCACTTATTCCTGCTCCCATATCATCCCATATACGCAGAATAATAACGACCTGCAGGCCGCAAAACGCGCCGATGCATTGTTTAACCGGCTTTTTATTGAGCCGGCGCTGGGCCTGGGCTATCCGGTGGAAGCATTCCCCCTGCTTCGCCGCATCGAAAGGCGCTATGCGTTGTGGCGCGACTGGGACAAGCTGGCTTTTGATTTCGATTTTATCGGCATACAGAATTATTTTCCGCTGGTGGTCAGGTACAATGCGTTCATGCCCTATGTGCAGGTATCGGAAGTGAAAGCGCGCTATCGGAATGTACCGCTCACAGCCCTGGGTTGGGAGATCAGCGGGGACGGCATGTACAACATCCTGCAGCAGTTTGCCGCATATGATGGCGTGAAAGAACTGATCGTTACGGAAAGCGGCGCCGCCTTCAATGATCTGTTGCTGAACGGCAATGTGGAGGATGAGCAGCGCGTCAGCTACTTCCGGGAATACACCGGGGCTGTGCTCCGTGCAAAGCGCGCCGGCGTTCCCGTTTCCGGATATTTCGCCTGGACGCTTACTGACAATTTTGAATGGGCGGAAGGGTATAAAGCCAGGTTCGGGCTGGTGCATGTGGATCTTGAAACACAGCAGCGCACGATGAAAGCCTCCGGCCGCTGGTTCCGCGACCTGTTGCGTTCATGA
- a CDS encoding lysophospholipid acyltransferase family protein — MNTKHLALAPVFAVAYLLNVLPHFMQRGLQQLIFTVLFRVINYRYSVVLQNLSRSLPGKSYAEIRAIAKRFYQHFSGLFLEITQLLVASGEKQKQRTRIVNPELPEYYYRHNRSIIMMMGHYGNWECLNVLPGFFAADVYAVYKPLSNTYFNALMYHIRTRFGMKLLSMEQAARHMLLHRDQPNVYIFIADQSPPPGTRCQVDFLHQPTSLFTGAEKLAKALDAAVMYTSVKKDEVSEGWDISFTLLTDRPAAVKTNGIMQSFAAHLEQDILQAPPYWLWTHRRWKHA, encoded by the coding sequence ATGAATACGAAACATCTGGCACTGGCGCCTGTTTTTGCAGTGGCATATTTACTGAATGTATTGCCGCATTTTATGCAGCGGGGTTTACAGCAGCTGATCTTCACCGTGCTGTTCAGAGTGATCAACTACCGTTACAGCGTAGTATTGCAGAACCTCTCCCGCTCACTGCCCGGCAAGTCTTACGCGGAGATCAGGGCTATCGCAAAGCGGTTCTATCAGCATTTCAGCGGATTGTTCCTGGAGATCACGCAATTACTGGTAGCCTCCGGTGAAAAGCAGAAACAACGTACCCGCATTGTCAATCCCGAGCTGCCGGAATACTATTATCGCCACAACCGCAGCATTATCATGATGATGGGGCATTACGGCAACTGGGAATGCCTGAATGTATTGCCCGGTTTCTTTGCGGCGGATGTTTACGCGGTGTATAAACCCCTGTCCAACACTTATTTCAATGCGCTGATGTATCATATCCGCACCCGCTTCGGTATGAAGCTGTTATCCATGGAACAGGCCGCAAGGCATATGCTGCTGCATCGGGATCAGCCGAATGTGTACATCTTTATTGCCGATCAGTCCCCGCCGCCGGGTACCAGATGCCAGGTGGATTTCCTGCATCAGCCCACCAGCCTGTTCACCGGCGCGGAAAAACTGGCAAAGGCGCTGGACGCTGCCGTAATGTACACATCGGTAAAGAAAGATGAAGTTTCGGAAGGCTGGGATATATCGTTTACCCTGTTAACGGACCGGCCCGCTGCAGTGAAAACGAACGGTATCATGCAGTCATTTGCCGCGCACCTGGAGCAGGATATTTTGCAGGCTCCGCCTTACTGGCTGTGGACCCACCGCCGCTGGAAGCATGCATAA
- a CDS encoding DUF4270 family protein: MMRNMLIAAAGVLLLSACEKNGFSYDNVLDGGNVQYTLLDTFTIQMRTVQLDSIPTSGTGTALIGGYTDPVFGKVEAGTYFHISLPAEREVDIRAVYDSIELIMKPDGSWYGDTTVPQQFRVYKLSQKLVLPDDYYMFFSHQQFAVESTPWADTSVMIRPTDGNLLHLRLSDIKGKALFDLLRDKSQDVSDNDYFTEYFKGMAIRGNNNKAALGFQATDSNLYIRLHYHISSTEVEEKYFDFRMSSPDLQFNEIKSDRSGTALEQLPSGQTGLPSTATGNQSFVQSLTRTVTRMDFPSIAALPELGKYGRIMYAELVLRPVAGTYRDYRLPPRLMLCPADNKHYVLSGDTLSNDNGYQGGNMQVDFLNPANTAYIYDVTSYCRALIEMDTYTYRGLLAIPTAGDYYTKFDRLILGDGKNSGNRAQLKIYYLLYN, translated from the coding sequence ATGATGAGAAATATGCTCATTGCGGCCGCAGGCGTTCTCCTGCTCTCGGCCTGTGAGAAGAACGGCTTCAGCTATGATAATGTGTTAGATGGCGGCAATGTGCAATACACTTTACTGGACACTTTTACCATCCAGATGCGCACCGTGCAGCTCGATTCCATTCCTACCTCCGGCACCGGTACCGCACTGATCGGGGGATATACGGACCCGGTGTTCGGTAAAGTGGAGGCCGGCACTTATTTCCACATCTCCCTTCCCGCAGAACGGGAGGTGGACATCCGTGCCGTGTATGATTCCATTGAGCTGATCATGAAACCGGACGGCTCCTGGTACGGGGACACTACGGTACCGCAGCAGTTCCGGGTATATAAACTCTCCCAGAAACTGGTGCTGCCGGACGATTATTATATGTTCTTCAGCCATCAGCAATTTGCCGTGGAAAGCACCCCCTGGGCAGATACTTCGGTAATGATCCGCCCCACGGACGGCAACCTGCTGCATCTCCGGCTGAGCGACATCAAAGGCAAAGCCTTGTTCGACCTGCTGCGGGACAAATCGCAGGATGTTTCCGACAACGACTATTTTACGGAATACTTCAAAGGGATGGCGATACGCGGGAATAACAATAAAGCCGCACTGGGCTTCCAGGCCACAGATTCCAATCTCTATATCCGCCTGCATTACCACATCAGCTCCACTGAAGTGGAAGAGAAATATTTTGATTTCCGGATGAGCTCTCCGGACCTCCAGTTCAATGAAATAAAGTCGGACCGCTCCGGCACGGCGCTGGAGCAGCTGCCATCCGGACAAACGGGATTGCCCAGTACGGCTACCGGCAACCAGTCATTCGTGCAAAGCCTTACGCGGACCGTTACGCGGATGGACTTTCCGTCTATAGCTGCGTTGCCGGAACTGGGCAAATACGGGCGCATCATGTATGCAGAGCTGGTATTGCGGCCGGTAGCCGGCACCTACAGGGACTACCGCCTGCCGCCCCGGCTGATGCTGTGCCCGGCGGACAACAAACATTATGTGCTTTCCGGCGACACGCTTTCCAATGACAACGGTTACCAGGGCGGCAACATGCAGGTGGATTTCCTCAATCCTGCCAATACGGCCTATATCTACGATGTAACGTCCTACTGCCGTGCACTCATAGAAATGGATACCTATACTTACCGGGGATTGCTGGCTATACCGACTGCCGGGGATTACTACACGAAATTCGACCGGCTGATACTTGGCGACGGGAAAAATTCCGGGAACCGCGCGCAACTGAAAATTTATTATCTCTTATACAATTAA
- a CDS encoding Na+/H+ antiporter has protein sequence MHHHLLLILALLFAVMLLVLLAKRMKVAYPIFLVIAGLGISFIPGVPLLHLNPELIFLIFLPPLLYEAAWYTSWKDFWKWKRPIALLAFGLVFFTSTIIAYSTSAIIPGFTLGLGFLLGGIVSPPDAVAAATVMKGMSVPKRLMTILEGESLVNDASSLIVFKFALAAVLTGTFSMQEATGQFFLVAGMGIVVGLAGAHIMYVIHRFLPTTPAIDAAFTVMTPYMLFLAAEQFHFSGVMAVVSGGLFMSYRAHEVFRTGNTRMNMLGVWTTMIFVMNALVFILIGLELPEIIAGLGEYSVADGIRYGLIVSAITIALRFLWVYPIAHIPRWLSARIRQDPSPGWKGPLIISWAGMRGVVSLATALSIPMLMDDKITAFPHRNLIVFITFVVIFITLVFQGLTLPLVIRLVKLREIDNILPEDEQQAGIQLRLHHIALKLINEKYASEAKNNELVGFFKSNLENEISSTQQRLDSLECADIQHREIALYHKVMLDAYALQRKELFQLRKEKYYSDEAIRKAELQLDLDELKITGTGH, from the coding sequence ATGCACCATCATCTGCTCCTTATACTGGCTTTGTTATTCGCGGTCATGCTCCTGGTATTGCTGGCAAAAAGAATGAAAGTGGCCTATCCCATTTTCCTGGTCATCGCCGGGCTGGGCATCAGTTTTATCCCCGGTGTGCCACTGCTGCATCTCAACCCGGAACTGATTTTCCTGATCTTCCTGCCGCCCCTGCTCTATGAAGCGGCCTGGTACACCTCGTGGAAGGATTTCTGGAAATGGAAACGGCCCATCGCCTTGCTGGCTTTCGGCCTGGTGTTTTTCACCTCCACCATTATCGCTTATTCCACATCTGCCATCATACCCGGTTTTACATTGGGGTTGGGCTTTTTGCTGGGCGGGATCGTATCACCGCCGGATGCCGTGGCCGCCGCTACGGTCATGAAAGGAATGAGCGTACCCAAACGATTGATGACCATCCTGGAAGGCGAAAGCCTCGTAAATGATGCCTCTTCCCTGATCGTATTCAAATTCGCACTGGCAGCCGTACTGACGGGCACATTTTCCATGCAGGAAGCCACCGGCCAGTTCTTCCTGGTGGCCGGCATGGGCATTGTTGTGGGACTGGCGGGAGCGCATATCATGTACGTCATCCATCGTTTTTTACCTACTACGCCGGCTATTGATGCAGCTTTTACGGTGATGACGCCTTATATGCTGTTCCTGGCGGCGGAGCAGTTTCACTTTTCGGGTGTTATGGCGGTAGTGAGTGGCGGGCTGTTCATGTCTTACCGCGCACATGAAGTATTCCGTACAGGAAATACCCGGATGAACATGCTTGGCGTGTGGACGACAATGATCTTTGTGATGAATGCTTTGGTGTTTATACTGATCGGCCTGGAACTTCCGGAGATCATTGCCGGACTGGGCGAATATTCCGTTGCCGATGGTATCCGGTACGGGCTGATCGTAAGCGCCATCACGATAGCGCTCCGCTTTCTCTGGGTGTACCCGATCGCTCACATCCCGCGCTGGCTAAGCGCCAGGATAAGACAGGACCCTTCCCCCGGCTGGAAAGGGCCTTTGATAATCAGCTGGGCAGGAATGCGCGGTGTAGTATCGCTGGCAACGGCATTGTCTATTCCCATGTTGATGGATGACAAGATCACCGCATTTCCGCATCGCAATTTGATTGTCTTTATCACATTCGTGGTCATATTCATCACATTGGTTTTTCAGGGATTGACCTTGCCGCTGGTCATCAGGCTCGTCAAACTCAGGGAAATAGATAATATTCTTCCTGAAGATGAACAGCAGGCGGGCATCCAGCTAAGGCTGCACCATATCGCCCTGAAACTGATCAATGAAAAATATGCTTCCGAGGCAAAAAATAATGAACTGGTGGGCTTCTTCAAGTCAAATCTTGAAAATGAGATCAGCAGTACCCAACAACGCCTGGATTCCCTGGAATGTGCGGACATCCAGCACCGGGAAATAGCGCTCTACCATAAAGTAATGCTGGATGCATATGCCTTGCAGAGAAAGGAATTGTTTCAGCTGCGAAAAGAGAAGTACTACAGCGATGAAGCTATTCGAAAAGCAGAGTTGCAGCTGGACCTGGATGAACTGAAAATAACAGGAACAGGGCATTGA
- a CDS encoding trans-aconitate 2-methyltransferase, whose product MNRSDKYATLLSPLSSAFARSTSLQWADLGCGEGVFSEVLAAILPARSHITGVDKMPQLLPAVMGDNVSVSFQEADFVHDALMLPPLDGILMANALHFVQEKPALIRKLEHHFAGTKRWIIVEYDHRTPNPWVPYPLPFRDLKQLFLHSGYQKITKTGEQRSVYGGTMYAALITNT is encoded by the coding sequence TTGAACAGATCAGATAAATATGCTACCCTGCTAAGCCCCTTGTCTTCCGCATTTGCCCGATCAACGTCCCTGCAATGGGCTGATCTCGGTTGCGGCGAAGGCGTATTCTCCGAAGTGCTTGCGGCCATTTTACCCGCCCGGAGCCATATTACCGGTGTGGACAAAATGCCGCAGCTGCTCCCGGCCGTAATGGGGGATAATGTATCCGTTTCCTTCCAGGAGGCGGATTTTGTTCATGATGCACTGATGCTTCCGCCGCTGGATGGAATACTGATGGCGAATGCCCTGCATTTTGTGCAGGAAAAACCTGCACTGATCCGGAAGCTGGAACATCATTTTGCCGGTACCAAACGCTGGATCATTGTAGAATATGACCATCGTACCCCGAACCCCTGGGTGCCTTACCCCCTCCCTTTTCGTGATCTAAAACAATTATTTTTGCATTCCGGATATCAAAAAATAACGAAAACCGGTGAACAACGATCGGTCTACGGCGGCACCATGTATGCGGCCCTGATCACTAATACATAA
- a CDS encoding SDR family oxidoreductase — protein MVRNDLSGKVVLIAGGAKNLGGLLSRKFAAKGAKVAIHYNSDRTKTDAEKTLADITSAGGEALLFQADLTKVDNIKMLFAAARSKFGGIDIAVNTVGMVLKKPFLDTTEAEYDTMFDINSKVAYFFIQEAGRTLNNNGKVCTIVTSLLAAYTGLYSTYAGAKAPVEHFTRMASKEFGTRGISVTAVAPGPMDTPFFYGQESEDAVAYHKSASALGGLTDINDIAPLVEFLVTDGWWITGQTIFANGGYTTR, from the coding sequence ATGGTAAGAAATGATTTAAGCGGGAAAGTAGTATTAATAGCCGGTGGCGCTAAAAATCTGGGAGGCTTGCTGAGTCGAAAATTTGCGGCGAAAGGTGCAAAAGTAGCTATACACTACAATAGCGACCGTACAAAAACTGATGCCGAAAAAACATTAGCGGATATCACCAGCGCGGGTGGAGAGGCTTTACTGTTTCAGGCGGACCTGACAAAAGTGGACAACATCAAAATGCTCTTCGCTGCGGCCCGATCAAAATTCGGGGGGATCGATATCGCTGTCAATACCGTGGGTATGGTATTGAAAAAACCTTTCCTGGATACTACGGAAGCAGAGTACGATACGATGTTCGACATCAACTCGAAAGTCGCCTACTTCTTCATCCAGGAAGCGGGAAGAACCCTGAATAACAATGGCAAGGTCTGTACCATCGTTACCTCTCTGCTGGCGGCTTATACCGGGTTATATTCCACCTATGCAGGCGCAAAGGCACCGGTGGAACACTTTACGAGAATGGCCTCCAAAGAATTCGGGACACGAGGTATATCCGTCACCGCCGTTGCTCCAGGACCAATGGACACCCCTTTCTTTTACGGGCAGGAAAGTGAGGATGCGGTTGCTTACCATAAATCAGCCTCCGCATTGGGCGGGTTGACGGATATCAACGACATTGCCCCCCTGGTTGAATTCCTGGTAACAGACGGATGGTGGATCACCGGGCAGACCATTTTTGCCAATGGCGGATACACAACAAGATAA